The following coding sequences are from one Desulfurobacterium indicum window:
- a CDS encoding pyridoxal phosphate-dependent aminotransferase: protein MKRLEGVSSFIVMDIVREAGKYEDTIHFEVGQPDLQPPPQVWEEAEKAIKDGKNSYIESLGLLQLRKKISEFYYKKYGINISPSRIAITSGTSGAFLVAYSILLDFGEKILLTDPSYPCYKNFAKVLDINPVFVPVDKTTNYRLTPEKLNENSNVKAVHIPSPSNPIGNIYDKETLKNLIETAEEKKIWFISDEIYHGLVYDKKEHTALEFSDNAVVISGFSKYFCMPGFRLGWIILPENLMRKAEIILQNFFISAPTISQYAALGAFDYQYLSKVTEIFKERRDYLFNALSSIFEIDAKPEGAFYIWANISKYSNNSFEFAKELLEKLHVAVTPGVDFGKNGTEKYIRFAYTRNIEHLSEGVERIKNYLKS from the coding sequence ATGAAAAGATTAGAAGGCGTTTCTTCATTTATAGTTATGGATATAGTAAGAGAGGCAGGAAAGTATGAAGACACCATACATTTTGAGGTGGGACAACCAGACCTTCAACCGCCGCCTCAAGTGTGGGAAGAAGCCGAAAAAGCAATAAAGGACGGGAAAAACAGCTACATAGAAAGTCTGGGACTACTCCAGTTAAGAAAAAAAATTTCAGAGTTCTATTACAAAAAATACGGCATTAACATTTCCCCTTCAAGAATAGCAATAACTTCAGGAACTTCCGGTGCGTTTCTCGTCGCCTATTCAATTTTACTCGATTTTGGAGAAAAAATACTCCTGACGGACCCTTCATATCCGTGTTATAAAAACTTTGCAAAGGTATTAGACATAAATCCCGTGTTCGTCCCCGTTGACAAAACTACAAACTACCGGCTTACACCAGAAAAACTAAACGAAAACAGCAATGTAAAAGCAGTCCACATACCTTCTCCTTCCAACCCCATAGGAAACATTTACGACAAAGAAACGCTAAAAAACCTCATAGAAACTGCCGAAGAAAAAAAGATATGGTTTATATCAGATGAAATTTACCACGGACTTGTTTACGATAAAAAAGAACACACAGCTCTCGAATTCTCGGATAACGCCGTAGTAATAAGCGGATTTTCCAAATATTTCTGTATGCCGGGGTTCCGACTCGGATGGATAATCCTTCCAGAAAATCTCATGAGAAAAGCAGAGATAATTCTTCAAAACTTCTTCATAAGCGCACCCACAATAAGCCAATACGCAGCACTGGGAGCTTTTGATTATCAGTATCTATCAAAAGTAACGGAAATTTTCAAAGAGAGAAGAGACTATCTATTTAATGCCCTATCATCGATATTTGAAATAGATGCAAAACCGGAAGGCGCTTTTTACATATGGGCTAACATTTCAAAATACAGCAATAACTCCTTTGAATTTGCAAAAGAATTGCTCGAAAAATTACACGTAGCCGTAACGCCAGGAGTAGATTTCGGAAAAAATGGAACCGAAAAATATATAAGGTTTGCATACACGAGAAACATAGAACATCTGTCAGAAGGCGTTGAAAGAATCAAAAATTACCTTAAATCATAA